The following are from one region of the Paenibacillus sp. KS-LC4 genome:
- a CDS encoding sugar ABC transporter permease produces the protein MQTLIKRNYSYGMLLPGLLLFVIFFVLPSIASFYYAFTNWSGVGNFHWIGWDNFRSLMDSDDASIAFRNTFLFTFLTTIVKVVLGLALALFVNQKLKTAVYLRSMLFFPAILSSIAVALAFTAIYHPEQGIINQALRFVHLESWTQNWITDRQLVMYSVSFVEIWKWTGFHMVLFLAGLQTISHDMYESSTIDGANKWKQLRYITLPLLRSVINANIMFCIIGGLKVFDIVYGLTGGGPGNASAVLNTVIFKNFAQGRYGEATAANVILFLIIVFIVLVLNKLLGNREEEG, from the coding sequence ATGCAAACACTGATTAAAAGAAATTACTCCTACGGCATGCTTCTTCCCGGGCTATTGCTATTTGTCATTTTTTTTGTTCTTCCCTCAATTGCTAGCTTTTATTATGCATTTACGAACTGGAGCGGCGTTGGAAATTTCCATTGGATTGGATGGGATAATTTCAGAAGCTTAATGGATAGCGATGATGCCTCGATAGCGTTTCGCAATACTTTTTTGTTTACGTTCCTCACAACGATTGTCAAAGTTGTGCTCGGTTTGGCGCTTGCCCTATTTGTAAATCAAAAATTAAAGACAGCGGTTTATCTTCGATCTATGCTTTTCTTTCCAGCCATTCTCAGCAGCATTGCTGTTGCTCTTGCATTTACAGCCATTTATCATCCAGAGCAAGGGATAATAAATCAAGCGCTAAGGTTTGTTCATTTGGAAAGTTGGACCCAAAATTGGATTACGGATCGGCAACTTGTTATGTATTCCGTATCATTCGTAGAAATTTGGAAGTGGACGGGCTTCCATATGGTTTTATTTCTAGCAGGTTTACAAACGATCTCGCACGATATGTATGAATCATCAACCATTGACGGAGCCAATAAATGGAAACAGCTTCGATATATCACACTGCCGCTTCTACGATCAGTCATTAATGCTAATATCATGTTTTGTATTATTGGTGGCCTGAAGGTATTTGATATTGTGTATGGACTTACCGGAGGTGGGCCAGGCAATGCCTCTGCTGTCCTTAACACCGTCATCTTCAAAAACTTTGCGCAAGGACGATATGGAGAAGCTACAGCTGCCAACGTCATCCTCTTCTTAATCATTGTTTTTATTGTGCTTGTACTGAATAAATTATTAGGAAACCGAGAAGAAGAGGGGTAA
- a CDS encoding histidine kinase yields MFSYKTFQFRLFITYLITILFFATVIGVPMYLYLKGNIEDNISGNVEQKVETSSSQVDTWFHEFANITSQLYLDNTDNSVVRRLDALTSTGIDFEQLNASKSIYNSLSLLTEIHQQVHRVSIYNVSGNLYSNKDYTITAPQLLNEMDLSVVRQAKGATVVRMFDHDPWISSNERGTQPVISFSRQLRVADREIGFLEVQFTVEDLLQVAYQGKKPLSKVSIVLFSDQTIIFPFSDERSNVAELVQTVRSQMKDTNYFNSYLNSNGKESSYAVAIRSTYTPLTVMYLIPKNEMLASLKLFRNVTFLAVALLILLSAAVFYILSRTLTAPLIKLRKAIDSISLDERSPNIENKWKEDAIDMLNRSFRRMNERLQISLEEAVQFRTMQLRSHFEVLQAQINPHFLFNMLGVIKALADRERNDQISEISGKLAQFLQYPISTANKVVDMGEEIKFVSDYLHLIKTRYLHRLTYTIDVPKEVQRIKIPKLTIQPLVENCIKYGFTGNPTLIIHVHINIFEDRWELLIKDNGQGFQTDKLANIYQQMNENSEKIGMGQAIDPLTIGGMGLISTYIRLKLLYKEELNFIVGNGRENGAFVLVSGKLDCKER; encoded by the coding sequence TTGTTTTCTTACAAAACATTCCAATTTCGATTGTTCATTACATATTTAATCACCATACTATTTTTCGCTACCGTTATCGGGGTCCCTATGTATTTGTATTTGAAAGGAAATATTGAAGATAATATCTCGGGCAATGTCGAGCAGAAAGTGGAAACCTCCTCCTCCCAAGTCGATACATGGTTCCATGAATTCGCTAATATCACATCCCAGCTTTATTTAGATAACACTGATAATTCCGTTGTACGGCGATTAGATGCTTTAACCTCTACTGGCATTGACTTTGAACAACTTAATGCCAGTAAATCCATTTATAACAGCCTCTCTTTACTGACAGAAATTCACCAGCAGGTGCATCGGGTGAGTATTTATAACGTTAGCGGTAACTTGTACTCCAATAAAGATTACACGATAACAGCCCCGCAATTATTAAACGAGATGGACTTAAGTGTCGTTCGCCAGGCTAAAGGCGCCACTGTTGTTCGCATGTTTGATCATGATCCATGGATCTCTTCCAACGAAAGAGGAACGCAGCCTGTGATTTCTTTCTCTCGACAACTACGTGTCGCCGACCGTGAAATTGGCTTTCTAGAAGTACAATTCACGGTTGAAGATTTGTTGCAAGTGGCTTATCAGGGAAAGAAGCCGCTTTCCAAGGTAAGCATCGTTTTATTTTCTGACCAAACGATCATCTTCCCGTTTTCTGATGAACGTTCGAATGTTGCAGAGCTTGTTCAAACGGTACGTTCCCAAATGAAAGACACTAACTACTTCAACTCATATCTTAATAGTAACGGTAAAGAGAGCTCCTATGCGGTTGCCATACGTTCAACCTATACTCCGCTCACTGTCATGTATCTCATTCCTAAGAACGAGATGTTGGCATCTCTAAAGCTTTTCCGGAATGTTACTTTTTTAGCAGTCGCGCTATTAATTCTCTTATCAGCAGCCGTTTTCTACATCTTATCCAGAACATTGACTGCTCCTTTGATTAAGCTTAGAAAAGCAATTGACTCCATATCGCTGGATGAGCGCAGCCCTAACATTGAGAATAAATGGAAAGAGGATGCTATTGACATGCTTAACCGTTCTTTCCGGAGAATGAACGAAAGACTGCAGATCTCTTTGGAAGAAGCTGTGCAGTTTCGAACAATGCAACTGCGCTCGCATTTCGAGGTTCTGCAAGCGCAAATTAATCCTCATTTCCTATTTAATATGCTTGGAGTTATTAAAGCATTGGCTGATAGAGAGCGGAATGATCAGATTTCTGAAATTTCGGGGAAATTGGCCCAATTTCTGCAATACCCTATTTCAACCGCAAATAAAGTAGTTGACATGGGCGAAGAAATAAAATTTGTAAGTGACTACTTACATTTGATCAAAACTAGATATTTGCATCGTCTTACGTATACCATTGATGTTCCTAAAGAAGTTCAAAGGATTAAGATTCCCAAATTAACCATACAACCTCTAGTTGAAAACTGCATCAAATACGGTTTTACAGGAAATCCAACTCTTATCATTCATGTACACATCAATATATTTGAAGACCGATGGGAGCTACTAATTAAAGATAATGGTCAAGGATTCCAAACGGATAAGTTAGCCAATATTTACCAACAAATGAACGAAAACAGTGAAAAAATAGGAATGGGCCAAGCCATTGATCCCCTAACTATCGGAGGAATGGGTCTAATTAGCACATATATTAGACTTAAACTGTTGTATAAAGAAGAACTTAACTTCATTGTTGGTAATGGTAGGGAAAATGGCGCTTTTGTCTTAGTTTCAGGGAAACTCGATTGCAAAGAAAGGTGA
- a CDS encoding ABC transporter permease subunit, translating into MLLPGLIAVIIFCYVPMAGLVIAFKDFSPLAGYKHSPWVGWENFRYMLAYPSFYKVMWNTVFISTMKIIVDLVAPVTMALMLNEMRKVRMKRYIQTIIYLPHFFSWVILGGILVDILSPSEGIINAIIKGVGLPPVSFLSDNKWFPYIVVISNEWKEVGFNTIIYLAALTSIDPSLYEASVIDGASRWRQTWHITLTGIRPTVILLACLSLGNVLNGGFDQIFNLYSPIVYESGDILDTLVYRMGLVETNYSVATAIGMVKSIVSLIFIGSGYYLAYRFAKYRIF; encoded by the coding sequence ATGTTGTTGCCTGGATTGATCGCTGTTATAATTTTCTGCTATGTACCTATGGCAGGACTGGTGATAGCATTTAAGGATTTTTCACCACTTGCGGGTTACAAGCACTCGCCTTGGGTCGGCTGGGAAAATTTCCGTTACATGTTGGCTTATCCTTCATTCTATAAGGTGATGTGGAATACAGTTTTTATTTCAACCATGAAGATCATAGTGGATCTCGTCGCACCGGTTACCATGGCTTTGATGTTAAATGAAATGCGTAAGGTTCGTATGAAGCGCTACATTCAAACTATCATTTATTTGCCTCATTTTTTCTCGTGGGTAATCCTCGGTGGGATTCTTGTGGATATATTGTCGCCATCTGAAGGAATCATCAACGCCATAATTAAGGGTGTCGGGTTGCCGCCTGTGTCGTTTCTGTCCGACAACAAATGGTTCCCTTATATAGTTGTTATTTCAAATGAGTGGAAGGAGGTCGGGTTCAATACTATTATATATTTAGCGGCCTTAACTTCCATTGATCCGAGTTTATATGAGGCTTCGGTAATTGACGGGGCTAGCCGCTGGAGGCAGACTTGGCACATTACGTTGACGGGCATTCGTCCAACGGTCATCCTGTTGGCGTGTCTCAGCCTTGGGAATGTGCTTAATGGAGGTTTTGACCAGATATTTAACTTATATAGTCCAATTGTCTATGAGTCCGGCGATATCCTAGATACGCTGGTTTATCGGATGGGTCTTGTCGAAACGAATTATTCCGTCGCGACCGCAATCGGCATGGTGAAGTCTATTGTTTCCCTGATCTTTATCGGATCTGGATATTATTTAGCCTATCGGTTTGCCAAATATAGAATTTTCTAA
- a CDS encoding ABC transporter substrate-binding protein, with protein sequence MRGIFSVKSTGKMTAILAAALIVTTACGNGGSSSSPTSTVGVDASPQAGATAEPTKNISLKVLMHASWYQAGMEAVVKDAATKGFDLQIEKVAEGEQGDNLIKTRFATQDKPDILMYYTGQAQISQLGDPADNFVLQDGQEWMKNFDAKAWTGAMDVDGKFYGGPYQGINAGVVLYNKKLFQSLNLQVPTTYDDLLKVSDTILKAGKTPVYFAGKDAWTLQLPAFQAVATPEYLGIVKGINDNTAKFGDLENFKNGLKQMDDLKSKGYINETFLSDTYDNAQKALATGEVGMFYMATWVMSDIAKKFPDQVNDIGAFMMPMEDGKSHLALFNPNSIYIVKGENQDAAQKFMNYFESIETQNIFFSNEGGIPAIKGVTETKLTPAELDSKTLVDEGKGVVNFGTGFKYSYGSPDSYIQDFMAGGKTIDQVMDAMQKEFVKNAKAKDDPKFQ encoded by the coding sequence ATGAGGGGTATATTTTCTGTAAAGTCTACAGGGAAAATGACAGCTATTTTGGCAGCTGCATTAATAGTAACAACGGCATGTGGAAACGGTGGTAGTTCTTCTTCGCCAACATCTACAGTGGGTGTTGATGCAAGTCCACAAGCAGGGGCAACGGCTGAACCAACCAAAAATATATCACTTAAAGTTTTAATGCATGCCTCTTGGTATCAAGCGGGGATGGAAGCCGTCGTAAAGGATGCAGCAACTAAGGGATTTGATTTGCAAATTGAGAAGGTTGCAGAAGGAGAGCAAGGGGATAACCTGATAAAAACTCGTTTCGCGACACAAGATAAGCCAGACATTTTGATGTATTATACGGGTCAAGCCCAAATTTCACAGCTTGGTGATCCAGCAGATAACTTTGTTTTGCAGGATGGACAAGAATGGATGAAGAACTTTGATGCAAAAGCATGGACAGGCGCCATGGATGTTGATGGAAAATTTTACGGGGGGCCTTATCAAGGGATCAATGCAGGTGTCGTGCTTTACAATAAAAAATTGTTTCAAAGCTTAAATTTGCAAGTGCCTACGACGTACGATGATTTGTTGAAAGTAAGCGATACCATTCTCAAAGCAGGGAAAACGCCGGTCTATTTTGCAGGAAAAGATGCTTGGACCTTGCAATTACCTGCGTTTCAAGCGGTGGCTACGCCAGAATATTTGGGAATCGTAAAAGGCATTAATGATAACACGGCTAAATTCGGTGATTTGGAAAATTTTAAAAATGGTTTAAAACAAATGGATGATTTGAAATCCAAAGGTTATATCAATGAAACCTTCCTCTCCGATACTTATGACAATGCACAAAAAGCGCTCGCGACGGGAGAAGTTGGTATGTTTTATATGGCTACTTGGGTAATGTCTGATATTGCAAAAAAATTCCCGGATCAAGTAAACGATATCGGTGCTTTCATGATGCCGATGGAAGATGGAAAATCCCACTTAGCTCTATTCAACCCTAATTCGATTTATATTGTAAAAGGTGAAAATCAGGATGCAGCGCAAAAATTCATGAACTATTTCGAATCCATTGAGACGCAAAATATTTTCTTCAGTAATGAAGGAGGTATTCCTGCGATTAAAGGTGTAACGGAGACGAAGCTCACACCTGCGGAATTAGATTCCAAAACGCTTGTTGATGAAGGTAAGGGAGTAGTTAACTTTGGAACAGGGTTTAAATATTCGTATGGGAGTCCCGATTCATACATTCAAGACTTTATGGCTGGTGGGAAAACAATAGACCAAGTTATGGATGCGATGCAGAAGGAATTCGTGAAGAATGCGAAAGCCAAAGATGATCCAAAGTTTCAATAA
- a CDS encoding discoidin domain-containing protein — protein MTNVKMTKAVAMLLIALMTFTMAWVGAPLKVSANNNTYYVDSVNGDDSLNGTSTSTAWQSLSKVNSTTFQPGDKILFKAGGAWIGQLAPKGSGASGNPIIIDMYGTGAKPLIDGNGRYGDLNNNGAAVLLYNQDYWEVNNLQVTNKANDEQPRFGILVRWHDYGTGQHVYIKNCDIFDISGKYTVDTGHTGYRFQGDGIMFVSTGTASTGVQTNYNDILIEGNTLKNIYRTGISIWSQWADRSGGPTYYGAIGFHNTVGAYKASTNVVIRSNSLDTLAGDGILINTTNNALVENNIVKDANKFCNPATDPNAGIWPHNSDNTIIQYNEAYNTRNASDGQGFDVDYNCTNAIIQYNYSHDNEGGFLLLMESAHAPIIRYNISQNDKTALLDYRASSSLFNNNTFYLSAGLWRQSGGPNNAATFINNIFYAPSSLNISSWGSANYMANSYYNLSSTPNDSYKVTADPLMVSPGNGTIGMTTPTGYKLQAGSPLINKGVSITEHADKDYWGNTLDTVQDIGASDTLTSGGTAPATYIPGQSPNLAIGSTVSASSSMEDWGWLKKAVVDGNRSSVSGAMGYASAWGQTANHTEWLELNMGTSKTFNSVTLFPQSGTAGSGFPIDFKIQVWNGSTWLDRVVKTGYSINNDAGQVFSWGFADTTDRIRIYATSLQNLSSDGYMMKLAEVEVRNALTNIATNASVQASSSIENYGWFKTAVVDGKRTSSSGAMGYSSSLGQTMNHTEWLELTFPTAKMFNTVTLFPRSDSTSAFPIDFKIQVWNGSAWLDRVTKTGYSLNQTAGQLFTWGYSDTTNKIRISASNLPQLGSDGYMLQLAEVEVTQD, from the coding sequence ATGACAAACGTGAAGATGACAAAAGCTGTTGCAATGTTGCTTATTGCCTTAATGACATTTACGATGGCATGGGTTGGTGCGCCATTAAAGGTCAGTGCAAACAATAACACGTATTATGTCGATTCGGTAAACGGAGACGACAGCTTAAACGGTACAAGCACTTCAACTGCATGGCAAAGCTTGAGCAAGGTGAACAGTACAACATTCCAACCGGGGGACAAGATTCTGTTCAAAGCGGGAGGTGCCTGGATCGGCCAGTTGGCACCCAAAGGATCAGGAGCAAGCGGCAATCCGATTATCATTGATATGTACGGAACCGGAGCGAAACCCCTAATCGACGGAAATGGCCGCTATGGTGATCTCAACAATAATGGTGCAGCCGTCTTGCTTTACAATCAAGATTACTGGGAAGTCAACAATTTGCAGGTTACAAACAAAGCAAATGATGAGCAACCCAGATTCGGCATACTTGTCAGATGGCACGACTACGGAACAGGACAGCATGTTTATATCAAGAATTGTGATATTTTTGATATTAGTGGAAAGTATACCGTCGACACAGGACATACAGGATATAGGTTCCAAGGGGACGGTATAATGTTCGTGTCCACTGGGACAGCATCGACTGGGGTTCAGACCAACTACAACGACATCCTCATTGAAGGGAATACATTAAAAAATATTTACCGCACAGGGATTTCCATTTGGAGTCAATGGGCGGATCGTTCGGGCGGACCTACCTACTATGGAGCCATTGGATTCCATAATACTGTGGGAGCTTACAAGGCATCAACCAATGTCGTAATCAGAAGTAATTCACTGGATACGCTAGCTGGTGACGGGATTTTGATCAACACTACAAACAATGCGTTGGTCGAAAATAATATCGTGAAGGACGCCAACAAGTTTTGCAACCCGGCGACCGACCCTAATGCGGGAATTTGGCCTCATAACAGCGATAATACGATTATCCAGTATAATGAGGCTTATAATACAAGAAACGCGTCGGATGGACAGGGCTTTGATGTAGATTACAATTGTACCAATGCAATCATACAATACAATTATTCACACGACAATGAAGGCGGATTTTTACTGCTGATGGAAAGCGCACACGCTCCGATCATTCGTTACAATATCAGTCAAAACGATAAAACAGCCCTTTTGGATTATAGAGCTTCTTCCTCCTTATTCAATAATAACACTTTCTATTTGTCGGCAGGTCTTTGGAGACAAAGCGGCGGGCCGAATAATGCAGCTACCTTTATCAATAACATTTTCTATGCGCCATCTTCACTGAACATTTCCTCCTGGGGCAGCGCCAATTATATGGCTAACAGCTATTACAACTTGAGCTCGACTCCGAATGACAGCTACAAAGTGACAGCTGACCCACTAATGGTCTCTCCGGGTAACGGTACCATTGGGATGACAACGCCGACAGGATATAAATTGCAGGCAGGCTCACCGCTTATTAATAAAGGGGTTTCCATTACAGAGCATGCGGATAAGGATTACTGGGGCAATACTTTAGACACGGTTCAAGATATTGGCGCATCCGATACACTGACGTCCGGAGGAACAGCACCCGCTACGTATATACCTGGACAGTCCCCCAATTTGGCAATTGGAAGTACAGTAAGTGCCTCTTCATCCATGGAAGATTGGGGTTGGTTAAAGAAAGCGGTTGTTGACGGGAATCGAAGCAGTGTCAGCGGCGCAATGGGTTATGCGAGTGCTTGGGGTCAAACTGCCAATCATACGGAATGGCTGGAGCTGAATATGGGCACTTCTAAAACGTTTAACTCGGTTACATTATTCCCTCAAAGCGGAACAGCAGGATCAGGCTTTCCAATCGACTTTAAAATTCAAGTTTGGAACGGCTCGACCTGGTTGGATCGAGTGGTCAAGACAGGATATTCAATAAACAATGATGCCGGACAAGTTTTTAGTTGGGGCTTTGCTGATACGACAGATAGGATCAGAATCTATGCTACAAGTTTGCAAAACCTGAGTAGCGACGGATATATGATGAAATTGGCTGAAGTGGAAGTAAGGAATGCACTAACGAACATTGCTACCAATGCTAGCGTACAAGCCTCCTCCTCCATCGAGAATTATGGATGGTTCAAGACAGCGGTAGTTGACGGAAAAAGAACCAGCTCAAGTGGAGCAATGGGTTATTCAAGCTCACTTGGACAAACTATGAATCATACGGAATGGCTAGAGTTGACATTTCCAACCGCGAAAATGTTCAATACTGTAACTTTGTTCCCTAGATCGGATTCGACATCCGCATTTCCAATCGACTTTAAGATTCAGGTGTGGAATGGTTCCGCGTGGTTGGATCGGGTCACTAAAACCGGTTATTCGTTGAATCAAACTGCAGGACAATTATTTACTTGGGGGTATTCAGATACAACCAATAAAATAAGAATTTCAGCAAGCAATTTACCTCAATTAGGCTCTGATGGTTATATGCTGCAATTGGCTGAGGTGGAAGTTACACAGGATTAA
- a CDS encoding carbohydrate ABC transporter permease, whose translation MSVSVKRYSMEIIAVLISMFVAIPSLLILLNSFKNQQEAADLSLSIPQVWAIWDNYSTVFREAHIIKAFGNTILVTGVSVVGIIMACSLTAYVIQRRNDAFCRFLRSLLLIGMILPISIITTYMLLKSLNMSGNYVGIILLYIATSFAFTTYLYIGFFTGIPREIDEAASMDGTEGLRLYIKVIFPLLKPINATVFILSFMTIWNDFNLSLYFLNSPSRFTLSLTVFFFFGQHSADWNLVFADIMIISLPVITVYLLMQKHIVSGMTAGAIKG comes from the coding sequence ATGTCCGTGTCGGTTAAACGTTATTCGATGGAAATCATAGCTGTTCTTATAAGCATGTTTGTAGCCATTCCTTCTTTACTAATCTTACTGAATTCATTTAAGAATCAGCAGGAAGCAGCGGATTTAAGTCTCTCAATCCCACAAGTTTGGGCTATATGGGATAATTATTCAACGGTATTTCGTGAAGCCCATATTATAAAAGCCTTCGGTAATACGATTCTAGTTACAGGAGTAAGTGTGGTAGGAATCATTATGGCATGCTCTCTCACTGCTTATGTTATTCAACGTCGGAATGATGCCTTTTGCCGGTTTTTACGTTCTCTATTGTTGATCGGTATGATACTGCCCATTTCGATCATTACTACGTATATGCTTTTAAAATCATTGAACATGAGCGGCAATTATGTGGGGATTATTTTGTTATACATCGCAACGAGCTTCGCCTTTACAACTTATTTGTATATTGGATTTTTCACAGGTATTCCGCGAGAAATCGACGAGGCGGCCAGTATGGATGGGACTGAAGGACTTCGCTTGTACATAAAAGTGATTTTTCCTTTACTGAAACCGATTAATGCCACCGTCTTCATTTTATCCTTTATGACCATATGGAATGATTTTAATTTATCGTTATATTTCTTGAATAGCCCCAGCCGTTTTACTCTCAGTTTGACTGTTTTTTTCTTCTTCGGTCAGCATTCAGCAGACTGGAATTTAGTATTTGCGGACATAATGATCATTTCTTTGCCAGTTATTACGGTTTACTTGTTAATGCAGAAGCATATTGTATCAGGAATGACGGCTGGAGCGATTAAGGGATAG
- a CDS encoding family 78 glycoside hydrolase catalytic domain: protein MKPVLLKIKNYASPIGIDTSVPIFSWQLQGTDLREELQTHYRVLVAKDESSLDSGVGLVWDSEKIISSNQLHITYKGQPLQSVNEYFWKVGVWDSNGLVTWSEVVSFVTGYLEGEPWKAKWIGNGGCKPFYARHSFELKARVKRAYAFVSGLGHFNFYMNGRKVGNHEMDPGWTNYHRSVQYVGFDVTDNLIPDSNIVGLHVGNGFFAGDSGGRHFYTMDKGYEPYGSQLMAIAELHIQYEDGSNTIICTDARGWKVRDSATTLANVYGSENVDARRYPNGWTGASYDDRSWEKAELLFPPAGKLTVQNQPPITVKHIYDTVQIDEPLADVFVFDLGQNMSGMFEIYVSGPAGSKVTIKPGELMREDGTIATPWDIVTYSEYILAGTGEVEIWKPDFSYYGARWVQIEGCTRDERNQTKPYIHDVKGHFVTSASLSTGVLETDDLRIGKLAAIITKAIESNLQSVHSDCPTIEKLGWIETAGLMGPSIMYVKDVEDLWLKIVKDMIEAQTEEGLVPDIAPEYSRFTEGFRDSIAWGSSIISVPNLLFETYGNVTAIELAYTAMKAYMSYLKSKEVNGGFINHGLGDWGIHPQTGGDYIENVETAIYYDNYRLMVKFAKMLGIHEDVEHYTYEAERIRSLYNELLLRPISDRDPEGYAYHKITGEFDPDNQVVQAIPLFLGLVPEDKRMNVETALLHAASSRQLRSGEIGLRFLFGALSDMKRKDIVFDMMMQPEHPSYIRFVEMGETALPEFWTDDARSRNHDMMGHILEWLYKDLLGISSISGAYKEISIAPYRAEHVKQIRGCYHSVRGPICVEFSHCKDVVSLSVQIPPNTTARVQIPLLAADSLVYEHVQSIEHEVIFEEGQPFGVVRVGSGRYAFRVVNASF, encoded by the coding sequence GTGAAACCAGTATTGTTAAAAATTAAAAATTATGCTTCACCTATCGGCATTGATACAAGTGTTCCCATATTCTCTTGGCAGTTGCAGGGTACTGATTTACGGGAAGAACTACAAACCCACTACCGCGTCTTGGTTGCTAAAGATGAGAGCTCGCTAGACTCGGGAGTAGGTTTGGTATGGGACAGCGAGAAGATTATTTCCTCCAATCAATTGCATATTACGTATAAGGGTCAACCTTTACAAAGTGTAAACGAATACTTTTGGAAGGTAGGTGTGTGGGATTCAAATGGGCTTGTAACTTGGAGTGAGGTCGTAAGCTTTGTAACAGGGTATCTAGAAGGCGAACCATGGAAAGCAAAATGGATTGGAAATGGCGGCTGTAAACCTTTCTATGCGCGGCATTCTTTTGAACTTAAAGCGAGAGTGAAGCGAGCCTATGCTTTTGTGTCAGGTTTAGGGCATTTCAATTTTTATATGAATGGCCGAAAAGTAGGCAACCATGAAATGGATCCTGGTTGGACCAATTACCATAGGTCAGTCCAGTATGTAGGTTTCGACGTGACGGACAATCTGATCCCTGATTCGAACATCGTTGGTTTACATGTAGGAAACGGTTTCTTTGCTGGAGACAGCGGTGGCAGACACTTTTATACAATGGATAAAGGATATGAGCCTTACGGAAGTCAATTAATGGCCATTGCCGAGCTTCATATCCAGTATGAGGACGGGAGCAATACAATTATCTGCACAGATGCGAGAGGTTGGAAAGTACGAGACAGCGCAACGACGCTTGCCAACGTATATGGTTCGGAAAATGTAGATGCCAGACGTTATCCAAATGGATGGACTGGTGCAAGCTACGATGATCGGAGTTGGGAAAAGGCAGAATTGTTATTTCCACCTGCAGGTAAATTAACTGTGCAGAATCAACCGCCGATTACGGTAAAACATATTTATGATACTGTACAAATAGATGAGCCGCTGGCTGATGTGTTTGTGTTTGATTTGGGGCAGAACATGTCTGGAATGTTCGAAATTTATGTGAGCGGACCTGCAGGAAGTAAGGTGACGATTAAGCCCGGTGAGTTGATGAGGGAAGATGGAACAATCGCGACGCCATGGGATATTGTCACTTATTCAGAGTATATTCTTGCTGGAACAGGAGAAGTGGAGATATGGAAGCCGGACTTCTCTTATTATGGAGCCAGATGGGTGCAGATTGAAGGGTGTACCCGCGATGAGCGGAATCAAACTAAACCCTATATCCACGATGTGAAAGGGCACTTTGTAACTTCAGCCTCCTTGAGCACGGGTGTACTGGAAACGGACGATCTCCGAATTGGGAAGCTGGCTGCGATTATTACGAAAGCAATCGAAAGTAATTTGCAGAGCGTTCATTCGGATTGCCCAACGATTGAGAAGCTCGGATGGATTGAGACGGCCGGTTTAATGGGGCCATCCATCATGTATGTAAAGGACGTTGAGGATTTATGGTTAAAGATTGTGAAGGATATGATCGAAGCGCAAACGGAAGAAGGTTTAGTTCCCGATATAGCACCGGAATATTCAAGGTTTACAGAGGGATTCAGAGATTCCATCGCTTGGGGAAGCTCGATCATAAGTGTACCTAATTTACTATTTGAAACCTATGGTAACGTAACTGCTATTGAACTGGCATACACTGCAATGAAAGCATATATGTCTTATTTAAAATCGAAGGAAGTAAATGGTGGATTCATTAACCATGGTCTTGGAGATTGGGGTATACATCCGCAAACAGGCGGCGACTATATCGAAAATGTAGAAACGGCGATCTATTATGACAATTATAGGCTGATGGTCAAATTCGCAAAAATGCTGGGCATCCATGAAGATGTTGAGCATTATACGTACGAGGCGGAACGAATTCGCAGCCTATATAATGAGCTTCTGCTGAGGCCGATTTCCGATAGAGATCCAGAAGGCTACGCCTACCATAAAATTACAGGTGAATTTGATCCTGACAATCAAGTCGTGCAGGCTATTCCGTTGTTCTTGGGACTTGTACCAGAAGACAAGCGAATGAATGTGGAAACTGCCTTATTGCATGCGGCCTCATCAAGACAACTCAGATCGGGTGAAATTGGATTGAGGTTTTTATTTGGCGCGTTGTCAGATATGAAACGAAAAGATATCGTCTTTGATATGATGATGCAACCAGAGCATCCCAGCTACATCCGATTCGTTGAGATGGGGGAGACAGCGTTGCCTGAATTTTGGACAGATGATGCACGCTCTCGCAATCATGATATGATGGGGCATATTCTGGAATGGCTGTACAAGGATTTGCTAGGTATTTCCAGTATTTCAGGCGCCTATAAAGAAATTAGCATTGCTCCTTATCGAGCGGAACATGTGAAACAGATTCGTGGCTGCTACCATTCTGTAAGGGGTCCAATCTGTGTGGAATTTTCACATTGCAAAGATGTAGTCAGTCTATCTGTGCAAATCCCGCCCAATACGACTGCCAGGGTACAAATCCCCCTTCTTGCTGCTGATTCGTTGGTTTATGAGCATGTACAGTCTATAGAGCATGAGGTGATTTTCGAAGAAGGACAGCCGTTTGGGGTTGTTCGAGTTGGATCAGGTAGGTATGCATTTAGAGTTGTAAATGCCAGTTTCTAG